In Prunus dulcis chromosome 1, ALMONDv2, whole genome shotgun sequence, the following are encoded in one genomic region:
- the LOC117638191 gene encoding endo-1,3;1,4-beta-D-glucanase-like, translated as MSGPQCCSNPPTLNPSSGSGHVEKLCGFNSYVTGSPDSKLAILLVHDAFGYEAPKARKLADKIAAAGFIVVLPDFFNGDPFDGNLASLPVWIKAHGVDKTIEDAKPVIEALKNKGVSAIGAVGFCWGGKGVVELAKYDFIQAAVLCHPSFVTVDDIKAVKVPISVLGAEIDQLSPPEVVKQFEEVLSAKPEIKSHVKIFPKVVHGWTLRYNDEDEAAVKAAEEAHQDLLGWFLSHVR; from the exons atGTCAGGCCCTCAGTGCTGCTCAAACCCACCAACGCTGAACCCATCAAGTGGCTCCGGCCATGTTGAAAAGCTTTGTGGTTTCAATTCCTATGTCACTGGCTCCCCTGACTCTAAGCTTGCCATTCTTCTCGTCCATGACGCTTTTG GCTATGAAGCTCCAAAAGCTAG GAAGCTTGCGGACAAAATTGCAGCTGCTGGGTTCATTGTTGTGCTCCCTGACTTCTTCAACGGAGACCCTTTTGATGGGAACCTTGCCTCTCTCCCTGTTTGGATAAAAGCTCATGGAGTG GACAAGACAATCGAAGATGCAAAACCAGTAATCGaagctttaaaaaataaaggcgTTTCTGCAATTGGTGCTGTAGGTTTCTGTTGGGGTG GCAAGGGTGTGGTTGAACTTGCAAAGTATGACTTTATCCAAGCTGCTGTTCTGTGTCATCCTTCATTCGTCACTGTGGATGATATCAAAG CTGTTAAAGTTCCCATTTCTGTACTTGGAGCTGAGATTGATCAGCTGTCTCCACCAGAAGTCGTGAAGCAATTTGAAGAGGTTTTATCTGCAAAACCTGAG ATTAAAAGCCATGTGAAGATATTCCCAAAAGTGGTACATGGATGGACCTTGAGGTACAACGATGAAGACGAAGCAGCTGTTAAGGCTGCAGAGGAGGCTCATCAAGACTTGCTGGGGTGGTTCTTGAGCCATGTCAGGTGA
- the LOC117638211 gene encoding endo-1,3;1,4-beta-D-glucanase-like: protein MSGPQCCSNPPTLDPSTGSGHVEKFGGLDTYVTGSPDSKLAILLASDIFGYDAPNLRKLADKVAAAGFFVVVPDFFYGDPFVPGDDGSYANLPTWLKDHGPDKAFEESKPVLEVLKSKGVSAVGAAGFCYGAKVVVELSKHDFIQAAVLCHPSFVTLDDIKAVKIPISILGAEIDNMSPPEVVKQFEEALTAKSEIECHVKIFPKVAHGWTVRYNVEDEAAVKAAEEAHQDLLEWFLNHVK from the exons atgtcAGGCCCTCAGTGCTGCTCGAACCCACCGACACTGGACCCATCCACCGGCTCCGGCCATGTTGAGAAGTTCGGTGGTCTGGACACCTATGTCACTGGCTCCCCTGACTCCAAGCTTGCTATTCTTCTCGCCTCTGACATTTTTG GATATGATGCTCCCAACTTAAG GAAGCTGGCAGACAAAGTTGCAGCTGCTGGCTTCTTTGTTGTGGTCCCTGACTTCTTTTACGGAGACCCTTTTGTACCTGGAGATGATGGATCCTATGCCAATCTACCTACTTGGTTAAAAGATCATGGACCG GACAAGGCATTCGAAGAATCAAAGCCAGTACTTGaagttttaaaaagtaaaGGTGTTTCTGCAGTTGGTGCTGCAGGATTCTGTTATGGGG CCAAGGTTGTTGTTGAGCTTTCAAAGCATGACTTTATCCAAGCTGCTGTTCTTTGTCATCCTTCATTTGTCACTCTGGATGATATCAAGG CGGTTAAGATTCCCATTTCAATACTTGGAGCTGAGATTGATAATATGTCTCCACCTGAAGTCGTGAAACAATTTGAGGAGGCCTTAACTGCAAAATCTGAG ATTGAATGCCATGTGAAGATCTTCCCGAAAGTGGCACACGGGTGGACTGTGAGGTACAATGTTGAAGATGAAGCAGCTGTTAAGGCCGCTGAAGAGGCTCATCAAGACTTGTTGGAGTGGTTCTTGAACCATGTCAAGTGA
- the LOC117638201 gene encoding endo-1,3;1,4-beta-D-glucanase-like, whose protein sequence is MSGPQCCSNPPTINPSSGSGHVEKLGGLDSYVTGSPDSKLAILLVSDIFGFEAPNLRKLADKVAAAGFFVVVPDFLYGDPYAPEDANRPLPVWIKDHGPAKGFEDAKPVLGALRRKGFSAVGAAGFCWGGKVVVELAKHDFIQAAVLCHPSFVIVDDIKAVKVPISILGAEIDHMSPPEVVKQFEEVLTAKSEVKSHVKIFPKVAHGWTVRYNVEDEAAVKCAEEAHQNLLEWFLNHVKGIRSSL, encoded by the exons atgTCAGGCCCTCAGTGCTGCTCAAACCCTCCAACCATCAACCCATCAAGTGGCTCCGGCCATGTTGAAAAGCTTGGTGGTCTCGACTCCTATGTCACTGGCTCCCCTGACTCCAAGCTTGCTATTCTTCTCGTCTCTGACATTTTTG GATTTGAAGCTCCAAACTTGAG GAAGCTTGCTGACAAAGTTGCAGCTGCTGGGTTCTTTGTTGTTGTTCCTGACTTCTTGTACGGAGACCCTTATGCACCTGAAGATGCCAATAGACCTCTACCTGTTTGGATAAAAGATCATGGACCG GCCAAGGGATTTGAAGATGCAAAACCAGTTCTTGGAGCTTTAAGAAGGAAAGGTTTTTCTGCAGTCGGTGCTGCAGGCTTCTGTTGGGGAG GTAAGGTTGTGGTTGAACTTGCAAAGCACGACTTTATCCAAGCTGCTGTTCTCTGTCATCCTTCATTTGTCATTGTGGATGATATCAAGG CTGTTAAGGTTCCTATTTCTATACTTGGAGCTGAGATTGACCATATGTCTCCACCTGAAGTCGTGAAGCAATTTGAAGAGGTTTTAACTGCAAAGTCTGAG GTTAAAAGCCATGTGAAGATATTTCCGAAAGTGGCACATGGATGGACCGTGAGGTACAATGTTGAAGACGAAGCAGCTGTTAAGTGTGCTGAAGAGGCTCATCAAAACTTGTTGGAGTGGTTCTTGAACCATGTCAAGGGAATCAGATCATCACTGTAG
- the LOC117614076 gene encoding endo-1,3;1,4-beta-D-glucanase-like yields the protein MSSVECFKNPPAVGSTSGAGTLLELGGLKTYFTGPSEFKYAILLVSDVFGYENLNLRKLADKVAAAGFFVVLPDFFYGDPVNLDNPQFDRESWHKAHSREKGYEDAKLVIAALKSQGISAIGAAFFCWGGNVVVKLAKTNDIQAAVILHPGRLTDEEIVEVKVPTAILGAEIDKTSPPEQMKHFGEILSTKSEFNSFVKIFPGVAHGWTTRYNAEDQSAVKSAEEAHLDMLNWFTKYVN from the exons ATGTCAAGTGTTGAATGCTTCAAGAACCCACCAGCAGTGGGCTCAACATCTGGAGCAGGGACTCTCctagaacttgggggacttaAAACCTACTTCACTGGCCCAAGTGAATTCAAGTATGCCATCCTTCTAGTCTCAGATGTTTTTG GGTATGAAAACCTAAATTTAAG GAAACTTGCGGATAAAGTTGCTGCAGCTGGATTTTTTGTTGTACTTCCTGATTTCTTTTATGGTGATCCTGTTAATCTTGACAATCCACAATTTGATCGAGAGTCGTGGCATAAAGCTCACAGCAGG GAGAAAGGATATGAAGATGCCAAACTAGTGATTGCTGCTCTGAAGAGTCAAGGCATTTCTGCCATAGGAGCTGCATTCTTTTGTTGGGGAG GGAATGTGGTGGTGAAACTAGCAAAGACCAATGACATTCAAGCTGCTGTAATTTTGCACCCTGGTCGGTTGACAGATGAGGAAATAGTTG AGGTTAAGGTTCCAACTGCAATATTGGGGGCTGAGATTGACAAAACTTCACCCCCGGAACAAATGAAACATTTTGGAGAGATTTTATCAACTAAATCTGAG TTTAATAGCTTTGTGAAAATATTTCCTGGAGTGGCTCATGGATGGACAACAAGGTACAATGCTGAGGATCAATCAGCAGTCAAGAGTGCTGAAGAGGCTCATTTGGACATGTTAAATTGGTTTACCAAGTATGTCAATTGA